The Acidimicrobiales bacterium sequence AGGGCCGGCTGTCGCTCGACGACCTGCTCCGCCAGGCCGGGCTGGAGGCGGGGACGGCGGCGGTGCGCGGCCCCGCCGTGCGGGTGGTGCTCGACGACTCGACCCGGACCAGCGCCCCCAACCTCAACGACCTGGTCATCCACTCCCAGGACGTGCAGGCGGTGATCAACGCCCTGTGGCGCTCGGGGGCGGAGGCGGTGGCCGTGAACGGGCAGCGGGTGGTGGCGACCAGCGCGGTGGAGTGCATCGGGAACACGCTCCTGCTCGACGGGTCGGTGTACTCACCCCCCTATGTGGTGGTCGGGATCG is a genomic window containing:
- a CDS encoding DUF881 domain-containing protein produces the protein MAAPPVRPPLRGRLRLPGAGGRARRRRRLAVAAALLAFLAVLAVRARPPSALLRAPRQYQLAALIDRQQADIADLRRQLAGLQAGADRLRRADLGTQKGRLSLDDLLRQAGLEAGTAAVRGPAVRVVLDDSTRTSAPNLNDLVIHSQDVQAVINALWRSGAEAVAVNGQRVVATSAVECIGNTLLLDGSVYSPPYVVVGI